A region of Methyloversatilis discipulorum DNA encodes the following proteins:
- a CDS encoding TonB-dependent receptor yields the protein MPAPTPLAPIRVEGARDESPVGVTTLPSSALDALRSSSSDTARLLEGIPGVSTYGAGGISSLPSIRGLADERLKITVDGMDLMSACPNHMNPALSLIDPSKVETVAVYAGITPVSEGGDSIGGAIQIRSARPKFAASDNETLTEAKVGTFFRSNGNARGHSVDLSIASTQLSVRYSESASESDNYRTAGDFKKEGFWKQLGQRPVAEREVASSGYAGSKNREVGLGLAWSSNSVLHLTYSEQKLDYQGFPNQRMDMIFSRPDPANPGNYVIAENTPSNVNRTINLRYLGQHAWGELEARLFRQTVAHHMDLNQDRFFGMFMPMKSDASTLGGLLKASIPLSPEHLLRIGTDFQQYRLDDWWPPIGLAPGAMCCDDFQNIRNGKRDRIGVFTELETGWNAAWLTLFGIRGGLVHSDADRVQGYSNFYAADAARFNQRDRSRNDTHLDLTALVRYTPDARQSYEAGIARKTRSPSLYERYPWSTFPMAALMNNFVGDGNAYLGNPHLKPEVAYTASASAHWHDEGKERWDFKLSGHATYVDDYIDAQRCPRALSAQCNALNSNADDRYVILQYVNQRAMLQGVDLSGSTLIAQHADIGKLYLNGMASYVDGRNLSTGDKLYHIMPLNAKIALEHRSQRWTNTLEVHSVSAKDEVSRVRNEVQTPGYTLLNLRSSFAWKNGRLDLALENALNKFYLLPLGGAYLGQGNSMTTAGIPWGMSVPGRARSLNVALNLSF from the coding sequence ATGCCGGCGCCGACTCCGCTTGCCCCCATCCGGGTCGAGGGTGCGCGCGACGAAAGTCCGGTCGGTGTGACGACGCTGCCCTCTTCCGCGCTTGATGCGCTGCGCTCGAGCAGCAGCGACACGGCGCGGCTGCTCGAGGGCATTCCAGGCGTGTCGACCTACGGCGCAGGCGGCATTTCCAGTCTGCCGTCGATTCGCGGCCTGGCCGACGAACGTCTGAAGATCACCGTCGATGGCATGGACCTGATGTCCGCCTGCCCCAACCACATGAATCCGGCGCTTTCGCTGATCGACCCGAGCAAGGTCGAGACAGTCGCTGTCTACGCCGGCATCACGCCGGTCAGCGAAGGAGGCGACAGCATCGGCGGCGCGATACAGATCAGATCCGCGCGCCCGAAGTTCGCCGCGTCCGACAACGAAACGCTGACCGAAGCGAAGGTCGGCACCTTCTTCCGCAGCAACGGCAACGCCCGCGGCCACAGCGTGGACCTGTCGATTGCCAGCACACAGCTGAGCGTGCGCTACAGCGAATCCGCCAGCGAGTCCGACAACTACCGGACGGCGGGTGATTTCAAGAAGGAAGGCTTCTGGAAGCAGCTCGGTCAGCGCCCGGTCGCGGAGCGCGAGGTCGCATCGAGCGGCTATGCCGGATCGAAGAACAGGGAGGTCGGTCTGGGCCTCGCGTGGTCGTCGAACAGCGTCCTTCACCTGACCTACAGCGAACAGAAGCTCGACTACCAGGGCTTTCCGAATCAGCGCATGGACATGATCTTCAGCCGGCCGGATCCCGCCAATCCGGGCAATTACGTCATTGCGGAGAACACACCGTCGAACGTGAACCGGACCATCAACCTGCGCTACCTCGGACAGCACGCCTGGGGCGAACTCGAAGCGCGCCTGTTCCGGCAGACCGTGGCGCACCACATGGATCTGAACCAGGACCGCTTCTTCGGCATGTTCATGCCGATGAAGTCGGACGCGAGCACGCTGGGCGGCCTGCTGAAGGCGAGCATTCCGTTGAGCCCGGAACATCTGCTGCGCATCGGTACCGACTTCCAGCAGTACCGGCTCGACGACTGGTGGCCACCGATCGGCCTCGCGCCGGGCGCCATGTGCTGCGACGATTTCCAGAACATCCGCAACGGCAAGCGCGATCGTATCGGTGTATTCACCGAACTGGAAACCGGATGGAACGCGGCCTGGCTCACCCTGTTCGGCATCCGCGGCGGTCTGGTGCACTCGGACGCGGACAGGGTGCAGGGCTACAGCAACTTCTATGCAGCCGACGCCGCCCGCTTCAACCAGCGCGACCGCAGCCGGAACGACACGCACCTCGACCTGACAGCGTTGGTCCGCTACACGCCCGATGCCCGGCAGAGCTACGAGGCCGGCATCGCGCGCAAGACGCGCTCGCCCAGCCTGTACGAACGCTACCCGTGGTCGACCTTTCCGATGGCCGCCCTGATGAACAACTTCGTCGGCGACGGCAACGCCTACCTCGGCAACCCTCACCTGAAGCCCGAAGTGGCCTACACCGCGAGTGCGAGCGCGCACTGGCACGACGAAGGCAAGGAGCGTTGGGACTTCAAGCTGTCCGGCCACGCCACCTATGTCGACGACTACATCGACGCGCAGCGCTGCCCACGCGCGCTCAGCGCCCAGTGCAACGCGCTGAACAGCAATGCTGATGATCGCTACGTCATCCTGCAGTACGTGAATCAGCGGGCGATGCTGCAGGGCGTCGACCTGTCCGGTTCGACACTGATCGCACAGCATGCAGACATCGGCAAGCTCTACCTGAACGGCATGGCGAGCTACGTCGACGGCCGTAACCTGAGCACCGGCGACAAGCTCTATCACATCATGCCGCTGAACGCGAAGATCGCGCTGGAGCACCGCTCGCAGCGGTGGACGAACACCCTCGAAGTGCACTCGGTTTCAGCCAAGGATGAGGTGTCGCGGGTCAGAAACGAGGTGCAGACCCCGGGCTATACGCTGCTCAACCTGCGCAGCAGCTTCGCGTGGAAGAACGGCCGCCTCGACCTCGCGCTGGAGAACGCGCTGAACAAGTTCTACCTGCTGCCGCTGGGCGGCGCCTATCTCGGCCAGGGCAATTCGATGACCACTGCTGGCATCCCCTGGGGCATGTCGGTTCCCGGCCGGGCGCGATCGCTGAATGTCGCGCTCAACCTGAGTTTCTAG
- a CDS encoding FxDxF family PEP-CTERM protein — translation MVRPQSLTFAVAFTLALPLAAEAHIGYGGRDFGSFDAAGGSVTIANQSVSGNYGWADGLDADFGDSHRLRAFRFSLTTTTTVTFSVAANAGATATSVGGLLPGFSIYQGLAHLAPFGADHDGAAATVAYLSSLDGAPKEGAFRALNDWKIGNDAGDPLSVFTFRGYAADSDLDGFVTGSFELGAGDYSIFVGGVNYVSQLDAMRPTYGMTATLAVAAVPEPETYALLLSGLGLLGLAVRRRSGC, via the coding sequence ATGGTCCGCCCGCAATCCCTGACGTTCGCCGTCGCGTTCACCCTCGCACTGCCACTCGCCGCCGAGGCGCATATCGGCTACGGAGGCCGCGATTTCGGCAGCTTCGATGCCGCCGGAGGCAGCGTCACCATCGCCAATCAGAGCGTGTCCGGCAATTACGGCTGGGCCGACGGCCTCGACGCCGACTTCGGCGACTCGCACCGGCTGCGCGCCTTCCGCTTCTCGCTGACCACGACCACTACCGTCACCTTCAGCGTTGCCGCGAACGCGGGCGCGACCGCCACCTCGGTGGGCGGACTGCTGCCCGGCTTCTCGATCTACCAGGGACTGGCCCACCTGGCGCCGTTCGGCGCGGACCACGACGGTGCGGCGGCCACCGTGGCCTATCTGTCGTCGCTCGATGGCGCCCCGAAGGAAGGCGCATTCCGCGCATTGAACGACTGGAAGATCGGCAATGACGCCGGCGACCCGCTGTCGGTGTTTACCTTCCGCGGCTATGCAGCCGACAGCGATCTCGATGGCTTCGTGACCGGTAGTTTCGAACTGGGTGCCGGCGACTACAGCATCTTCGTCGGCGGCGTGAACTACGTGTCGCAACTGGATGCGATGCGCCCGACCTACGGCATGACGGCCACGCTGGCGGTCGCCGCCGTACCCGAACCCGAAACCTATGCGCTGCTGCTGTCCGGTCTCGGGCTGCTCGGCCTCGCCGTCCGCCGTCGCAGCGGATGCTGA